One Pirellulales bacterium DNA segment encodes these proteins:
- a CDS encoding PQQ-dependent sugar dehydrogenase gives MPRILDTCVRREFQISARDLACLGVRQPAGQALPRRFLARCCFMARLMVVATILLASSPAAFGQTLIRVADGLNAPLFATSAPGDPNQLFIVEQGSGGTADIKILNLADNSISSTPFLQISGIATGGEQGLLGLAFDPNYATNGQFYVDYTANGGAFNSGVTHITRYQVSSNPNVANPASATDVLTIDQPETNHNGGWIGFSNRPGDSGNLYIAMGDGGNSNDQGTGHVEPTGNAQDTFSLLGKMLRINVDTPGPAAHPNYAIPANNPFANGASGAPEVWLYGLRNPFRDSFDSQTGNLMIGDVGQGAREEIDVQKASNPGGGENYGWRLREGTIATPSGGVGGPKPAGAVDPILDYPHVPTAQEPIGGQAVIGGYVYHGAGVPALDGKYVFGDLLGPANSSNPDSLGRIFTMNYDGTTATNFTDITSQLFTGTGFSLDQPHSFGTDASGELYIVDGNGSLYKIVAATVPGDGTHDGVVNGLDVNLIAGNWLQRGSNLPADVNHDGIVNGLDVNLVATHWLQRSGTGSGTSVPEPATAALAAVALMSYAAVHAGKRNGAKSQCALKSS, from the coding sequence ATGCCTCGCATTCTCGACACGTGCGTGCGGCGTGAGTTTCAGATTTCTGCGCGTGACCTAGCTTGCCTGGGCGTTCGGCAGCCGGCCGGGCAAGCTTTGCCGCGACGTTTTCTCGCGCGCTGTTGCTTCATGGCACGGCTAATGGTAGTCGCTACGATCCTCTTGGCATCCAGTCCGGCTGCCTTCGGCCAGACATTGATTCGGGTGGCTGACGGCTTGAACGCGCCGCTTTTTGCCACGTCGGCGCCAGGTGATCCCAATCAACTGTTTATTGTCGAACAGGGATCGGGCGGTACGGCCGACATCAAGATTCTGAACTTGGCCGACAACTCGATCAGCTCGACGCCCTTCTTGCAAATCTCGGGCATCGCCACCGGCGGCGAACAAGGATTGTTGGGTCTGGCCTTTGATCCAAATTACGCAACGAATGGCCAGTTCTACGTCGATTACACGGCCAACGGAGGCGCTTTTAACTCAGGTGTGACTCACATCACGCGATATCAGGTTTCGTCCAATCCCAATGTGGCGAATCCTGCCAGCGCTACTGACGTGCTGACGATCGACCAGCCGGAAACGAATCATAACGGCGGTTGGATCGGGTTCAGTAACCGGCCGGGCGACTCTGGCAACCTGTACATCGCCATGGGGGACGGCGGCAACAGCAACGATCAGGGGACCGGTCACGTAGAGCCGACTGGCAACGCGCAAGATACCTTCAGTTTGCTAGGCAAGATGTTGCGTATCAACGTTGATACCCCCGGCCCGGCGGCACATCCCAACTATGCCATTCCTGCCAACAACCCGTTTGCCAACGGCGCGAGCGGCGCGCCGGAAGTGTGGCTGTATGGGCTGCGCAATCCGTTTCGCGATAGCTTCGACTCGCAAACCGGCAACCTGATGATTGGCGACGTAGGACAGGGCGCGCGCGAGGAAATCGACGTGCAGAAAGCCAGCAACCCGGGCGGCGGCGAGAACTACGGCTGGCGGCTACGCGAAGGGACGATCGCGACACCCTCGGGCGGCGTTGGTGGCCCGAAGCCTGCCGGGGCGGTGGACCCCATCCTTGACTACCCGCATGTTCCGACTGCGCAAGAGCCAATCGGCGGACAGGCCGTGATTGGTGGATACGTTTATCACGGCGCAGGCGTTCCGGCGCTCGACGGTAAATATGTCTTCGGCGATTTATTGGGACCGGCCAACAGCAGCAACCCGGACAGTCTGGGACGCATCTTCACGATGAACTACGACGGCACGACCGCCACGAACTTTACCGACATTACCAGTCAGCTGTTTACCGGCACGGGTTTTTCGCTCGATCAGCCCCACTCGTTCGGCACCGACGCCAGCGGCGAACTGTACATCGTCGACGGTAACGGCTCTCTCTACAAAATCGTGGCGGCAACCGTGCCCGGGGACGGCACGCATGACGGCGTCGTCAACGGTCTGGATGTGAACCTGATAGCCGGCAACTGGCTGCAAAGGGGAAGCAACCTGCCGGCCGACGTCAATCACGACGGCATCGTGAATGGGCTGGACGTAAATCTGGTGGCCACGCACTGGCTGCAACGATCTGGCACAGGCTCTGGTACGAGCGTGCCCGAACCTGCCACCGCGGCGCTGGCGGCGGTCGCACTAATGTCGTATGCGGCGGTGCATGCCGGAAAGCGCAACGGAGCGAAATCGCAGTGCGCCCTTAAGTCGTCTTGA